The stretch of DNA CCAGCGCTGGGTTATTTTCAgagctgcccttctctgcacgTGCTCAAGAATGGCTTCCAGCTACCAGGCGCTTTCTGGGGTTGGGGAAactggggaagggggagaagagGGACCACGCAAAGGAATTTCAGAGATTTAAAGTTaaagcagcatctgcagcaaaGCTGCCTTTGACACACCTGTCTGGCATCCACCTAGAATCTTGGAAGGAAGATTGTCTGCAGGATAGCCCTTGAGCAAAAGGCAGGAGGGGAAAGATTTCTGGAGCACACAGCTGAGGGCCCAATGatggtgaaagaaaagaaaggaagaagagccAAAAGCTGGATGCTCCTAGAATGTCCAGGGTCACCAGCTCATGGCCCCGGGCCCAGGAGGGAGCAATGGCTTTGTTCAACAGAGGCAGGAACAGCACCATGAGATGGGGAATGCTCCCcatgctctgcctgcagggaaccccagctctgctctcaccaCAGGCTGCCCTGGAACAGCCAGGGAATGGAGACTTCTGGAGCCATCCTGTCCTGATCCAGACACTGCTGCAAGAAGCAGTTGCAGCATTTACCAAGCAGTGAGCCTGGattctcagcagtgctgcagtggggctctctcagagcagggagcagcagctggtccATGGCAGAGCCCACAGCCCACTCCCCAAACCAGGGGTGCCATGGATGGGgttctgccagagcagcagcaccgtGGCAATAGCACCCACAGGGACCCAGCTGcgtcccccagcacagcagcagggatggaaaagtcaggatttttaatttctcttaattCCACAAGGTCTTGCTTTGCCCATGTAAGAGAGTTCAGCAGGGCCTCTACACCCCTGCCTCCAGTTCCCACTGCCTTCCCTATCCCACCTCACTTTCCTCTTGCCTGAGTGTCTGCACTGTGTCCCATGAGCCATGGAGGGGTGGGAGGATGGCCAGGGAGTGTCTctgggggtgccaggggagTCCCAAGGCCAGAgggtgcagctggcagggagcacagccctgccccgtgGCCTCTGGCTCCCATTGGGATGGAGAGGATCACACCATGCTGCTGGGAAAAGTGAGTCAGGGCCtgagccagtgccagcccctaTTCCTGGCATCCCACCCCAGCCACACTCCCAGCCCccatgggccagcagcaggctggcaaGGAACAAGTGAGAGTTGGGAAGGGTTATGGGGGGAGGAGCCCCTGGATGGAAGGCCACCCACCTCCCCAATTTGCCCAATCCCCACCCCCAACTTGCCACACCTGCCACAGCCACCTGCCCACCATGTAGGTCtcaatgcatttttattaaattcttaCAAAACAGAATACAAAATTCTGGCATCAACAATTGTTATAAAGGAAAACTTCAATTCAGCTGTATCAGGTCACCTGGTACATACAGTAAAGTGCTtctttttgtgtggttttttttcttttttgtttttgtttttttttgtctttttttttttatatatattttcatttttatttcccagccaGCCCCCAAGCAGGGGCTGCTGTTGCACAAACCAACAGTGCGTTAACGTGACTCTTGTTGAACCAGCTTTGGCAGTCTTCATCAATTGTAAAGTGGAGAAAGTTTCTCCTGGTTTGATAAAAAAAGAGTTAGCTTCACAGTAAACGTTTCTAACCAGTTCTAAGTCGAGTTAGTTGGCTGGAGGAACAGTgggggggggaaggagaggaagtgAAAACACTTAACATttccagcttaaaaaaaaaaaaaaaaaatttgaagttgGTTTCCAAGATAGATGCTCTGTGGGGGGGGAAAAGTTtggaaagagaagaggaggaagaaggggtTGGCGAGAGGGGGTCGCTGGTGCTGGAGCATGGGAGCATCTGTCTGGAAACCGCCCcgggagagctgctggcagcggGGAGGGGACGCCCGGCCCTGGCACAAGGGTGTCccagccatccctgccctgccgggCCACCTCTGGGTGCCCAGCGCTGCCacaagccaggctggagcttTTCCAGTCGATCCCCAGCTCTGGAGGCATTTAAAGATTCTCTAGCAATGCACAGACCCGGCCGTGGGTCACACCCCCGAGTACCACACCAGGAGCGCCGGGTCCAACCAAACCCCGCCCAAAACGTGAAGCCCAGCCCAGGCCGAGCTCGGatgctcccagcacatcctcCAACTCCCACAAACTCCCACAGCATCTTCTggctgcacatccctggctAAGGACACCCGCAGGACACAGGCAGGGTCACCCAGGCCTTCCCCAGAGTGCGTGGTGTActtatatatatacagatataaaAGAGATCGCTCTTGTTcatggggaaaaaggggaaactCGGTTTGCCAACAAAAGCAGCACGGGGGACAGATCAATTTTGGAGACATCCCCCTGCCATCCCCTTCCcatgatttgttttgttttttaaaaaaaggctgcGGCGTGCAGCATCAACGATAGCTTCACAATACCAGCTCAAGGCATCGCGTACTGTACATCATTCAAGTATTTCTTAATATAAGACAACAAGGAATTATCTACAActgataaaacaaaataagcTATAAAAAGTAACAATGTACAATCAAGatggatgtttttttttctttctgttaaagGAGGCCTCTCCAGGGTGTCCCGGTGCCTGCGGGGGGCACTCCCCTCACCACTGCCTTGCTCCTCCCCACCCGGCACGGCGGGACCGGGGACACACGGGGGAGAGGGAGATCGCAAGTGCGAGGCAGTTTTGGGGGGTGGATGGGGATGGAGtcatcctccccagcccccctgGGTCAGCAGAAAGGCTGGGAAGGGTGAAAGGGTGAGAGAAGATGGCCCCTGCCCTAAAAACTCCATCAACACCCGAGATCATCATCATCTCCCAAGGTAACTCACACACACCTCcctgaaacaaaaaacaacataTATTGCATAGTATTGCTGTCAGcagtcttaaaataaaaaggagaactttcttttttttttttttttccagagacagCGACTGTCTTCAGCTGAAGACCCAGGAAAGTCTGTTCCCCATCTCAGAGCTCTCCCAGGAAAGTCTgttccccagctcagagctcccaAACCCTCACCTGTGCACACGATGGGCCGAGGCTGCTTTTGCAAAATATAAAGCTCAAAGCACTgagtgggcagggacaggaggtggCTATGAAGGGGGCACTGccttcccagcaggatgggggcTGGCAGCGGCTGCAGCTTGGTGGCACAACCcagagcagtggctgtggcagggagcagggggtgtCAGGGGGATCTGGAGGCActgggggcagctggaggccagtAAGGCCTCGAGCACGGACACCACTCTCCGGGACAGACCCAGAAACCAGCCAAGGGTCTCGCCACAACTCAGCATCCCGAGTCCTTCCCACCTTGTCCAAGGAAAGGACAATGCCCCTCACACCTGAACACACGTGCACGCGCGTGACCGCGCACACCAGCGCTCTCCGACTGCTGcagaccctgctgccctggcccccgcccctccagccccacatcctgagctgtccccaggctaTTCCCTCGTACTCTGGTCTTTGGgtgctgccaccagcctggctgctcaCCCACTGGCACCCCGGGGTACTGGGCACCCTCTGTGCCCCCCTGACCCTCCTGCCACGGCAGCCTCGGGGCCAGCCCGGAGCCATGGCAGGTCTCActgtcctgcagcaggtccCAATGCTCTTTAAGGGGAGTCCTTGCTTTCCACAGAGCACAGTTCCCAGAGAACATTTCTGGCTGCTCTGGCCACCCTGAACACCTCATCCCCCTTGCACCTCCCCAAGGGCACCAGCCCTTCCAAAACCCGGGGTGCAACACCTGACCTGGCAcaagagcacagccctggatgCCCATGCACTCCCTGGGGAGCCGCCAGCCAGAGCGTGGGAGGAAAGGAAGACATTTCTCCGTGCCCTGTAGAGAAGCACAGCTGGCAGTTTAAAAccaacagtaattaaaaatggaaaaaaaaaaataaaaaagggggcaaaaagaaaatgagaggcGAATAGCTTATTCTGGAAGCAGGATGCTGAGGAGAGAGGGTGGGTTGGGCGCTGCTCCCTTGCTGGCACCGTCTCTCCCCAGCCCGAGCAgttccctgcacagcacccacTGTGtccccctggagcagagctgggacacccCCGAGCACAGGACCCCCAGGAAGGGGCTTTTGTGGGATCTACCCCAACATCAGAGAGAAACCTGCAGCTCCGAGGGGAGGGACGAGGTTAAAACGCAACTCCCGTTGTTGAAAACACGACCGAGGGTCTTTTGTTCACAGTATGAAATGAGCTGAAATCGTCAAAGCAGCCGCGGATACAAGGAGTCCTTTGGTGTcagggaggggggaaaatgtCAGAGGAGAAACCAAGAGCCAGGAAACAAAAGTCTGTGTGTCTATCAGATGTCCTTGAGTGTGCCCTGGGTGAAGCAACCTCACACTTGATttaatacctttaaaaaaaaaaaaaaaagattttaaacaaaCCCTCCCACCCGCAGACCTACAAGATCAGCAAAACCTTGGAAACCAGCCACAGGGACGAGTCCTGATCTTGTCACTAGCCAGAAACGGTGGGGCcggggggggaaggggaagaaagaaaggaggagaaggggggaCAGGGGGTACAGCAGGTGCGAGGGGCACCGCTCAGGCTTGGTCGGCCACCAGGACCAGCGGGGCCACCAGGTGCTGCCCAGAGGCCACTGCCTTGGCCAGGCTGCTCTTCTGCCGCCGCTTGGCCAGCTTGGACTCGGAGGGGGGGGAGAGCTGCATGGCCCGTGAGGTAGCTTTGATGATGATGGGTCGTGCTTCCTCCTCCGCCTCTTCCTCCTCGTCCTCGTCGTGCCGGGTCAGCTGGCGGTTGACAGCGATGGCCTCAGCAGCAAAGGAGGTGAGCTCTTTGGCACTGCTGTTCCTGTAGGGGAGGGACGGGCTCAGGGGGGtgtgaggggctggagggaggtcGAGGTCAAATATCTGGGTGTCCCTCCTCACATGCTGGTCGTGCCAGACTGCTCAGACACCAAAAATGTGGCCCAAACCCAAACAGCAGGGCTGTCCAGATACAGAGTCATGGCAGAGCccccaaaaagcagaaggaaCGCGCAGAAGTACCGAGGAGTGCAGTCAGGATTCAGGGTGCTGGGGAGAGTCCCAGAGCAACCCACACTCACCTCTGCAGGATGATGGGGGTTGGCAGGGTGTTATCCGGAGCACACTGCAACAAAACGCAGCCAGTCAGAGCCAGGATGTGCACAAAGGTGTTCCCCACCCCGGCTtttgggagcagagagcagggaggggcagcAACACTCACCCCCTGCACCCAGGGGTGCTCCAGGACCTGGGCTGCGCTGAGCCGCTTCTTGGCATCTCTCACCAGCAGCTTGGAAATGAGGTCTTTGGCTCCAAAGGAGATGTGTGCCCAGTCCTTGTCAGGAAACTCATACTTCCCCTCCTGGATGCTCTCAAAAAGCATGTTCTGAGCAGGGGGAGAAATAACAGGGgctcagccagcagtgctgcagccaaactggggctgggtttgggcgCTGCTGGGCTCCCCACGCACCTGGCAGGTGTGGCACGCCTCGCCCCGGTCCCAGCCACAGTCGGAGCCGCAGTGGCCCACGAAGGGGGGGTACCCGCTCAGCATGATGTACAGGATGACACCCAGGCTCCACAGGTCACAGCGCTTGTCGTAGATGGAGGCCTCCTCGTTGAAGGCTTCCACCACCTCCGGGGCCATGTACTCGGagatcggaaggggggggggggggggggggggggggggggggggggggggggggggggggggggggggggggggggggggggggggggggggggggggggggggggggggggggggggggggggggggggggggggggggggggggggggggggggggggggggggggggggggggggggggggggggggggggggggggggggggggggggggggggggggggggggggggggggggggggggggggggggggggggggggggggggggggggggggggggggggggggggggggggggggggggggggggggggggggggggggggggggggggggggggggggggggggggggggggggggggggggggggggggggggggggggggggggggggggggggggggggggggggggggggggggggggggggggggggggggggggggggggggggggggggggggggggggggggggggggggggggggggggggggggggggggggggggggggggggggggggccacatCACCCCGCCGGGTTTCCCACCACAGAGAATGCCACAGACCCGTCTCTCTGCCACCcgaaggattaaaaaaaaaaaaaaaaaaaaaaaaaaaaaaaaaaaaaaaaaaaaaaaaaaaaaaaaagtgcccgTTCCCCGGGCTGTTCCCGTGCCCGTTCCCGTGCCCGCTCCCGTGCCCATTCCTGGGGCTGTTCCCGTGCCCGTTCCCCGGGCTGTTCCCGTGCCCGTTCCCGTGCCCGCTCCCGTGCCCATTCCTGGGGCTGTTCCCGTGCCCGTTCCCCGGGCTGTTCCCGTGCCCGTTCCCGTGCCCGCTCCCGTGCCCAttcctggggctgttcccatgCCCGTTCCCGTGCCCgttccggggggggggggggggggggggggggggggggggggggggggggggggggggggggggggggggggggggggggggggggggggggggggggggggggggggggggggctgttcCCGTGCCCGTTCCCGTGCCTGCTCCCGTGCCCGTTCCCGGGGCTGTTCCCGTGCCCATTCCCGTGCCTGTTCCCGTGCCCgttcctggggctgttcccGTGCCCGTTCCCGTGCCCGTTCCCCGGGTCTGTTCCCGTGCCCATTCCCCGGTCTGTTCCCGTGCCCGTTCCCACGGCTGTTCCCGTGCCCGTtcccggggctggggggggggggggggggggggggggggggggggggggggggggggggggggggggggggggggggggggggggggggggggggggggggggggggggggggggggggggggggggggggggggggggggggggggggggggggggggggggggggggggggggggggggggggggggggggggggggggggggggggggggggggggggggggggggggggggggggggggggggggggggggggggggggggggggggggggggggggggggggggggcccagcccgGCACAGCCGCAGCTGCCGCGCACGATCCGGGCCGGCAGGAGTTAACCCCGGTgcagggagcggcagcgccaGCAGAGCCAGCGGCCCCACTCCCCTATCGCTCCAGGGACTCTGGGGCTTTCCAGCACATGACCCGCAGCCCACACAGCCCCGTGACCAGGGCAGaaaagagctgcagccagcagataATCGCCCCGTAACGAGAGAGGCCTCCTGAcgaggggctgctgcagccccagcactgatGGCACcgcaggaaaacaaacccaggaaaacaaacccccttccccagccccggccccgggggATGCCGCGGCCCCCAAcggggagctgcaggcagctcagagctcGGGTCCGCCCCGGAGGAGGGcgggctgcaggaaggaggggCCCGGGGTGTCGTGCACCCCACACGGGCTCGGCTCTGCCCTCCCCGGCACGTCCGCACCCCCAAAAAACCGGGGTGCCAGACGCGATCCCGCACGGAACGACACCCTGCGGCTGGCGATAAGGGGAGCGGGGCTTTGTGCAGGAGACGGGATCTGTGCGACACGGCGACAGcgggcagctctgggggtgtcCCCCTGCCCCGCACCCCGAGCTCGGCCCCCGCGCCTCGCCCCCAGCCCGGTGCTGACCCAGTTCTGCCCCAGGCTCGGCGCAGCCTCTCGGGCTGTTGCTAAGGCTCAGGGCAGCCCGGGCTCCGCGCCagcccccccggcccccccgCATTATGTAACCGCATCTCCCCGCCGCAGCGGGGGGGGACGGGGGACACGCAGCAGCAGCGGCGAGCAGggggtgtcacacacagccctgagcctgcGGGGCAGCTGGGGGGGTCCCCGGGGacagaaccccccccccccccacgggggggggggggggggggggggggggggggggggggggggggggggggggggggggggggggggggggggggggggggggggggggggggggggggggggggggggggggaaatgggggcTCGCACACTTACCGgggtgagcagctctggagtgGAGATGGGGGAGCAGTCGCCGTTCAGTTTGATGCCACTTCCCAGGTCAAAGTCACAGATCTTCACTGGCGAGacctggggagagggggaaggagtGGCCGGTGACCCCCTGGCATCCTCCAGGAACCACAGCTGGCAGCCCCCCGGGgaccacagccctgctctcaggCCACAGCTGCTCAATGCCAGGTTGTGTCATGCTTcacaccaggctgtgctgtggcatACGGAGGgtgtgtgtgtccctggcaGGACCCTCATACACCCCCCACCCCAGAAATCACCCTACTGTGCCAGCCCCCCCCAGGCAGCACACCCTGCACCCCACCCTGGCTCCTCCCCGCTCACCTGGTCCGGGCTCTCACACAGGATATTTTCTGGTTTCAGATCCCTGTGTGCAATCCCTGGGGGGCAAAAGAGCCAATGAGGGTAAAACTCCCCCTCCTACAAGACTGCTATAGTGTAAAGtctgggggtggcacagggatccctccccaccccaaatcACTGCCTGCGCCCcagcaaaaggcaaaatttgCTGCTGGCCCCGAATCCCAACCAAACTGGAGGAACAGGATCTGCACCACAAAAAGCCTTGTGATGCAGCTGGGCCTGACCCTGTGAGCTGGGATGGGCACTGTCCCCTGGGGAGGAGGGTGGGGGGAGGCAGTGACACCCCCCAGAGGGCCCAGCACACCCCAGGGTGTCCTCAGTGGCACCCGGGGCACCCCAGCTCACCTTTGTTGTGCAGAAAGTGCAGGGCACTGGCGATATCCTGCACCACCACGCTGGCCTCCAGCTCGTTGAAGTGGCGTCTCCGGTGGATGTGGGTCAGGATGGAGCCTGTGGCcaggtgagagcagagctggggcccGTGGGGGTCCTGGCACCCCAGCTCCCCCTCCCTTGGGGCCATACTCACCTCCCCTCATCTTCTCAAACACCAGGTAAAACCTCTCCTCCTCCTCGAAGAACTCAATCAGCTCCAGGACGTTTCTGCAGGGATCATGGCATCAGCCCAGCAACCCCCAAACACCTCCTAGGGTCCCCCAAAACACCTCCTGGGgtccccccacacccccagtcCAGTACAGGACCCCGGGAGGGACGTGGGATGGGAAAACTGGGCTTGCAGTGATTGAAACCACACGGCCAGGGCCCCCCTGGCTGCATTCCAGGGGGGAGAGGGGCTTGCAGcgcccagctctgctcctccctaATTGctcacagcccctcctggctcACTTAACACACAGCCCCCCAACACACACAGCcccccaacacacacacacacacagagccccccacaacacacacacacagagcacccccaacacacacacacacacagccccccacaacacacacacagggggggggggggggggggggggggggggggggggggggggggggggggggggggggggggggggggggggggggggggggggggggggggggggggggggggggggggggggggggggggggggggggggggggggggggggggggggggggggggggggggggggggggggggggggggggggggggggggggggggggggggggggggggggggggggggggggggggggggggggggggggggggggggggggggggggggggggggggggggggggggggggggggggggggggggggggggggggggggggggggggggggggggggggggggggggggggggggggggggggggggggggggggggggggggggggggggggggggggggggggggggggggggggggggggggggggggggggggggggggggggggggggggggggggggggggggggggggggggggggggggggggggggggggggggggggggggggggggggggggggggggggggggggggggggggggggggggggggggggggggggggggggggggggggggggggggggggggggggggggggggggggggggggggggggggggggg from Ficedula albicollis isolate OC2 chromosome 28, FicAlb1.5, whole genome shotgun sequence encodes:
- the MKNK2 gene encoding MAP kinase-interacting serine/threonine-protein kinase 2; its protein translation is MPSSQPIDIPDAKKRNKKKKRCRATDSFSGRFEDVYQLQEEVLGEGAHARVQSCVNLITNKEYAVKIIEKRLGHIRSRVFREVEMLYQCQGHRNVLELIEFFEEEERFYLVFEKMRGGSILTHIHRRRHFNELEASVVVQDIASALHFLHNKGIAHRDLKPENILCESPDQVSPVKICDFDLGSGIKLNGDCSPISTPELLTPVSVRYMAPEVVEAFNEEASIYDKRCDLWSLGVILYIMLSGYPPFVGHCGSDCGWDRGEACHTCQNMLFESIQEGKYEFPDKDWAHISFGAKDLISKLLVRDAKKRLSAAQVLEHPWVQGCAPDNTLPTPIILQRNSSAKELTSFAAEAIAVNRQLTRHDEDEEEEAEEEARPIIIKATSRAMQLSPPSESKLAKRRQKSSLAKAVASGQHLVAPLVLVADQA